From one Melioribacteraceae bacterium genomic stretch:
- a CDS encoding NADP-dependent isocitrate dehydrogenase — MANYKIIWTKIDEAPALATYCLLPVVQAFAKGTGIEFETKDISLAGRIIANFPDKLKDDQKISDYLTELGELAKTPDANIIKLPNISASIPQLQGAIKELQSQGYDIPDYPEEPKTEEEKQLQKRFAKVLGSAVNPVLREGNADRRPAASVKRFAQKNPHKMMKPWPESGSKARVAHMTEKDFYGTENSTTVNKPCDVRIEFVDKNGNSETLKEKLSLLEGEVIDTSVMNVAALRKFYAEQIEEAKKDNVLLSLHLKATMMKISDPIMFGHAVSVYFKDALEKHAVTLKEIGANVNNGLADVLAKLSKLPEDKRAEIEADINKVYEYQPELAMVDSRKGITNLHVPNDVIVDASMPNVVRDGGKMWNKKDELQDTIAMVPDRCYATMYKEIMEDAKKNGQFDPATMGNVANVGLMAKKAEEYGSHDKTFEAKSAGIIRVVDTDGNILLKQDVEKGDIFRMCQTKDEAIKDWVKLAVKRAKASGSPAIFWLDENRGHDKEIIKKVDEYLPEHDTTGLEIKILAPVEAMKYTLQRVRKGLDTISVTGNVLRDYLTDLFPILELGTSARMLSIVPLLNGGGLFETGAGGSAPKHVQQFLKEGHLRWDSLGEYCALVPSLELAAEKTGNKKATILADTLDKAVGKYLENEKAPSRKVNEIDNRGSSFYLTFYWAEALAEQNDDQEMKEKFTSIAKQLKENETAINNELLAAQGKPVNIGGYFSPDPVLTEKEMRPSATLNNIIDNI; from the coding sequence ATGGCAAATTATAAGATTATTTGGACTAAAATTGACGAAGCACCTGCACTAGCAACTTATTGCTTATTACCGGTTGTTCAAGCCTTTGCAAAGGGAACTGGTATCGAATTTGAAACCAAAGATATTTCACTTGCCGGAAGAATAATTGCAAACTTTCCGGATAAATTAAAAGATGACCAAAAAATTTCGGATTATTTGACGGAGTTAGGTGAACTTGCAAAAACTCCCGATGCTAATATTATAAAGCTTCCGAATATAAGCGCCTCAATACCTCAGCTTCAAGGCGCAATTAAAGAATTACAAAGCCAGGGTTATGATATACCTGATTATCCCGAAGAACCGAAAACGGAAGAAGAAAAACAACTTCAAAAAAGATTTGCAAAAGTTCTTGGTTCTGCCGTAAACCCGGTATTACGCGAAGGTAATGCAGACCGCAGACCGGCAGCTTCGGTTAAAAGATTTGCCCAGAAAAATCCTCACAAAATGATGAAACCTTGGCCGGAATCCGGTTCAAAAGCTCGTGTTGCTCATATGACCGAAAAGGATTTTTATGGGACAGAGAATTCAACTACGGTTAATAAACCTTGCGATGTAAGAATTGAATTTGTGGATAAGAACGGTAACTCGGAAACTCTAAAAGAAAAATTATCTCTCCTTGAAGGTGAAGTTATCGATACTTCTGTAATGAACGTTGCCGCACTAAGGAAATTTTATGCCGAACAAATTGAAGAAGCTAAAAAGGATAATGTATTACTTTCACTTCACTTAAAAGCAACTATGATGAAAATATCCGATCCGATTATGTTCGGTCATGCGGTTTCGGTTTATTTCAAAGATGCTTTAGAAAAACATGCCGTAACATTGAAAGAAATCGGTGCAAATGTTAATAACGGTTTAGCCGATGTGTTGGCAAAGCTTAGTAAACTTCCTGAAGATAAACGTGCCGAAATTGAAGCCGACATTAATAAGGTCTACGAATATCAACCCGAACTTGCAATGGTTGATTCTCGTAAAGGAATTACCAATCTTCATGTCCCGAATGATGTTATAGTGGATGCCTCTATGCCGAATGTCGTTCGTGATGGTGGAAAAATGTGGAATAAAAAAGATGAACTTCAAGACACTATTGCGATGGTGCCCGACAGATGCTACGCAACTATGTATAAAGAAATTATGGAAGATGCCAAAAAGAACGGTCAATTTGATCCGGCTACAATGGGTAATGTTGCAAACGTCGGTCTGATGGCAAAGAAAGCCGAAGAATATGGTTCTCACGATAAAACATTTGAAGCAAAATCAGCAGGCATTATTCGAGTAGTTGATACAGATGGCAATATTCTTCTTAAACAAGATGTTGAGAAAGGTGATATCTTCAGAATGTGTCAAACTAAAGATGAAGCAATTAAAGATTGGGTTAAACTTGCTGTTAAAAGAGCTAAAGCTTCCGGTTCACCGGCAATATTTTGGTTAGATGAAAATCGTGGTCACGATAAGGAAATAATCAAAAAAGTAGATGAGTATTTGCCAGAACATGATACAACCGGATTGGAAATTAAAATCCTTGCACCGGTAGAAGCAATGAAATATACATTACAAAGAGTTCGAAAAGGGCTTGATACAATTTCTGTTACCGGAAATGTTTTACGTGACTATTTAACCGATCTTTTCCCCATATTGGAATTAGGAACGAGTGCTAGAATGCTTTCAATAGTACCATTGTTAAATGGCGGTGGATTGTTTGAAACCGGAGCCGGCGGTTCTGCACCAAAACATGTTCAGCAATTTTTGAAAGAAGGTCACTTACGTTGGGATTCTCTCGGTGAATATTGTGCTTTAGTACCTTCTTTAGAACTCGCTGCCGAAAAAACCGGAAATAAAAAAGCCACAATTCTTGCCGATACGCTCGATAAAGCTGTCGGTAAATATTTGGAAAACGAAAAAGCCCCTTCTCGAAAAGTAAACGAAATAGACAATAGAGGAAGTTCATTTTATTTGACTTTTTACTGGGCTGAAGCACTAGCCGAACAGAATGATGATCAAGAAATGAAAGAAAAATTTACAAGTATTGCTAAACAGTTGAAAGAAAATGAAACCGCAATAAACAATGAATTACTGGCAGCTCAGGGTAAGCCGGTAAATATAGGTGGATATTTTTCACCCGATCCGGTGCTGACCGAAAAGGAAATGAGACCGAGTGCAACACTGAATAATATTATCGATAATATCTAG
- a CDS encoding peptidylprolyl isomerase, which translates to MKKSILSLIIIVILSANVLYAQEGRPQYKIRNERAGAYIGDIIIELFPYVAPLHVANFDSLVAISFYDSTAWHRVVPNFVIQGGDPNSKNGPRNTWGEGDSTQATVLAEFSKVSHRIGIIGAARDTDINSATSQFYINTFNNTGLDGNYTAYGVVVEGMDVAYDIESSPRDGNDNPLEKIEMFISKLGVNESVPDVPAMISPVDGFNGFQRNTSISWSQIENAVLTFLEIARDEAFNEIVFADSFAVTGNDNSIMYSNVELGEKTYYWRVRSNNGAKFSEYSDTRSFVTSIVPPILVSPENSSTNISVNPLLNWEPVEGAVSYRVQIVPTLPNFAESRLVFDESGITDTEVQVMGLNPNTRYYWKVACETDTYETPYSEVWLFTTESTSNVEDNQVPTKFSLSQNYPNPFNPSTTIEFTIPNVGDEYIRPLQTKLIVYDIIGREIKTLVSEHKTPGYYEINFNAENLSSGIYYYKLESGDFTQTRKMILLK; encoded by the coding sequence ATGAAAAAAAGTATATTGTCTTTAATCATAATTGTTATCCTTTCAGCGAATGTACTTTATGCGCAAGAGGGCAGACCGCAGTATAAAATCAGAAACGAAAGAGCAGGTGCTTATATCGGTGATATAATTATTGAATTATTTCCTTATGTAGCACCCCTTCACGTTGCAAATTTTGACAGTCTTGTTGCAATATCATTTTATGATAGTACCGCTTGGCATAGAGTAGTCCCTAACTTTGTTATTCAAGGAGGAGACCCGAATTCTAAAAATGGTCCAAGAAATACTTGGGGTGAAGGTGATTCGACTCAAGCAACAGTTCTTGCCGAATTTAGTAAAGTTTCACATAGAATCGGAATTATTGGCGCTGCAAGAGACACTGATATTAACAGTGCGACCTCTCAATTTTATATTAATACTTTTAATAATACCGGATTAGACGGAAACTATACAGCATATGGAGTTGTGGTTGAAGGAATGGATGTTGCTTATGATATTGAAAGTTCTCCTCGTGACGGAAACGATAATCCGCTGGAAAAAATTGAAATGTTTATCTCAAAACTCGGCGTTAATGAAAGTGTTCCGGATGTTCCCGCAATGATAAGTCCCGTTGATGGGTTTAATGGTTTTCAAAGAAACACGAGTATTTCTTGGTCTCAGATCGAGAATGCCGTTTTAACATTTTTAGAAATTGCTCGAGATGAGGCTTTCAATGAAATTGTTTTTGCGGATAGTTTTGCAGTAACCGGAAATGATAATTCAATTATGTATTCAAATGTTGAGTTAGGAGAGAAAACGTACTATTGGAGAGTTCGAAGTAATAACGGAGCTAAGTTTAGTGAATATTCCGATACAAGAAGTTTTGTAACATCAATAGTTCCTCCAATACTTGTTTCACCCGAAAATTCTTCAACAAATATATCGGTAAATCCATTATTAAATTGGGAACCGGTTGAAGGTGCTGTTTCCTATAGAGTTCAAATCGTTCCAACGTTACCGAATTTTGCAGAATCCAGATTAGTTTTTGACGAATCCGGAATAACCGATACAGAAGTTCAAGTTATGGGTTTAAATCCTAACACAAGATATTATTGGAAAGTTGCTTGTGAAACAGATACATATGAAACACCATATTCTGAAGTTTGGTTGTTTACTACAGAAAGTACTAGTAATGTTGAAGACAACCAAGTTCCGACTAAATTTTCTTTATCACAAAATTATCCGAACCCGTTTAATCCGAGTACAACGATAGAATTTACAATACCGAACGTAGGAGACGAATATATTCGTCCCCTACAAACCAAATTAATCGTATATGATATTATTGGACGAGAGATTAAGACATTGGTAAGCGAACATAAAACTCCCGGCTATTATGAAATTAATTTTAATGCTGAAAATCTTTCAAGCGGAATTTATTATTATAAACTTGAATCGGGAGATTTTACCCAAACCCGTAAAATGATTTTATTGAAGTAA
- a CDS encoding DUF3298 domain-containing protein, producing MTKKNIVTLVIILFLFACGKKDEFPSVNYTDDQQKATLKVEGHEGAVDIKLNSINIVNPTDSIFAARLNSEIDSFLLSKYYINGTFKSFDELKDTLYQEYKDLVTEFPDVRYVYSLQREVKVETDTLGIFSISKFEMTFLGGAHPNSTLFYSNYSTTNNSVITLEELIIDNGIEKLTQIAEQIFRKEKQLASDADLNEAGYWFENGQFRLNDNFLIQKEGLLFYYNNYEITAYAVGPTELFIPYNDFNNLIKEDSPLRVFLH from the coding sequence ATGACAAAGAAAAATATAGTTACTTTAGTTATAATATTATTCCTCTTCGCTTGCGGAAAGAAGGATGAATTCCCAAGTGTCAACTATACTGATGATCAGCAAAAAGCAACTCTAAAAGTTGAAGGGCATGAAGGGGCAGTCGATATAAAATTAAATTCTATTAATATTGTTAATCCGACAGACTCAATTTTTGCAGCAAGACTCAATTCAGAAATCGATTCATTTTTATTGAGCAAATATTATATCAACGGTACATTTAAAAGTTTTGATGAATTAAAGGATACTTTATATCAAGAGTATAAAGATTTGGTTACAGAATTTCCCGACGTTCGCTACGTCTATTCACTTCAAAGAGAAGTGAAAGTTGAAACAGATACTCTCGGAATTTTTTCGATATCAAAATTTGAAATGACATTTTTAGGCGGTGCTCATCCGAATTCTACCTTATTCTATTCAAATTATTCAACGACAAATAATTCCGTAATCACACTGGAAGAGTTAATAATTGATAACGGTATCGAAAAACTTACACAAATTGCCGAGCAAATATTCCGGAAAGAAAAACAATTGGCAAGTGATGCCGATTTAAACGAGGCTGGTTACTGGTTTGAAAATGGGCAATTCAGATTGAATGATAATTTCTTAATTCAAAAGGAAGGGCTTTTGTTTTATTACAATAATTATGAAATAACTGCTTATGCTGTTGGTCCGACAGAATTATTTATTCCTTATAATGATTTTAATAACTTGATTAAAGAAGATAGTCCATTGAGAGTATTTCTTCATTAA
- a CDS encoding DUF3574 domain-containing protein has product MESIYSRNLFFALLLSVLLLVSCSTHNLIQCPEGLTQYNKATLYFGTSFPGGIISDEQWQQFLDEVVTPNLPEGMTVIDTYGQWLRPDKLIVKEPGKVIIHLYPYEENKSDKIQAVIDGFKEMFKAQSVIWEEEIVCASF; this is encoded by the coding sequence GTGGAAAGTATATACAGCAGAAATTTATTTTTCGCACTGCTTCTATCAGTATTGCTGCTTGTTTCATGTTCTACTCATAATCTTATTCAATGCCCCGAAGGTCTCACTCAGTACAATAAGGCAACTCTCTATTTTGGAACTTCATTTCCCGGCGGGATAATATCAGATGAACAATGGCAACAATTTCTTGATGAAGTTGTAACTCCAAATCTACCGGAAGGAATGACTGTTATCGATACATATGGTCAATGGCTCAGACCGGATAAATTGATAGTTAAAGAACCCGGCAAAGTTATAATTCATTTATATCCTTACGAGGAGAATAAGTCAGATAAGATTCAAGCGGTGATTGACGGATTTAAAGAAATGTTCAAAGCACAATCCGTAATTTGGGAAGAGGAAATTGTTTGTGCTTCCTTTTAA
- a CDS encoding mechanosensitive ion channel family protein — MKRIFGFLSILFVIVLSNSAQESSNDNTKYPVILERDTLFYIDKGIGEFSASKRAAEINNSLSKIAEDENLRLDSVRIVDQGDHLLLTIDSKVVMGFYYFDNPDTSITIDSLAAQYADIIVAKIKKERKNYAQDKILKNAIITLVYLLALGLSLWLLSFLFPKITKRIETLDESLSDRIVIKNKKIIKHEYLIKTLKVLSTGLRFALTLFFIYLFFLKTSELWPFISNLNIQPIIKGIALFIFYTALAYSIIKGINAFVVYLTTQYQSWKGIKIKSVKIRSFEILSADRTVEILLFFTRVARFVLFGILFYMYITIVFSLFDFTETWAETLLSYILDPLTVALTSFLKFLPNLFFIIVLSFVFSYLIKFVKVIFNEIDKGNLEIPGFYREWAIPTFKIVRFLILILAAIVIFPYLPGSDSPFFQGISVFLGILFSFGSSSAIANMVSGIVITYMRPFKIGDRVKIAETMGDVIEKTLLVTRIQTTKNVDITIPNAMVLGSHIINFSSSAAEKGLILHTTVTIGYDAPWKKVHELLISACNENEFILKDPKPFVLQTSLDDFYVSYELNAYTRHPERMASIYSLLHAAIQDKFNEAGVEIMSPHYGAMRDGNQTTIPEDYLPKDYKAPSFKIFGQNLFGK; from the coding sequence GTGAAAAGGATATTCGGCTTTCTATCAATTTTATTTGTAATTGTTCTTTCAAACTCCGCACAAGAAAGTTCTAACGATAACACAAAATATCCGGTTATACTTGAAAGAGATACGCTTTTCTATATTGATAAAGGTATTGGAGAATTTAGCGCGAGTAAACGCGCTGCTGAAATAAATAATTCGCTTTCAAAAATTGCTGAAGACGAGAACCTCAGACTCGATTCGGTTCGAATAGTGGACCAAGGCGATCACCTTCTTCTAACTATTGATAGTAAGGTTGTTATGGGGTTCTATTATTTTGATAATCCCGATACATCAATTACAATTGACTCTTTGGCAGCTCAATATGCGGATATAATAGTCGCAAAAATTAAAAAGGAAAGAAAAAATTATGCACAGGATAAAATTCTTAAAAATGCAATCATCACATTAGTTTATCTGCTTGCACTCGGTTTGTCTCTATGGTTATTAAGTTTCTTATTCCCCAAAATCACCAAAAGAATTGAAACACTTGACGAATCATTAAGTGATAGAATAGTAATTAAGAATAAAAAAATTATCAAGCATGAATATCTAATTAAGACTCTTAAGGTTTTATCAACCGGGTTAAGGTTTGCGCTAACTCTATTTTTTATTTATCTCTTTTTCTTAAAAACATCAGAGCTATGGCCATTCATTAGTAATCTCAATATACAGCCGATAATTAAAGGAATAGCATTATTTATTTTTTATACCGCTCTAGCATATTCAATAATCAAAGGAATAAATGCATTTGTAGTATATCTTACTACTCAATATCAAAGTTGGAAAGGAATAAAAATTAAGTCGGTGAAAATCCGTTCCTTCGAAATACTCTCAGCCGATAGAACAGTTGAAATACTTTTATTTTTTACTCGGGTTGCACGATTTGTTCTATTCGGAATATTATTTTACATGTATATCACAATTGTCTTCAGTCTGTTTGATTTTACAGAGACATGGGCTGAGACCTTATTAAGTTACATCCTAGATCCTCTTACTGTTGCACTTACTTCATTTCTGAAATTCTTGCCTAATTTGTTTTTTATAATAGTTCTCTCATTTGTTTTTTCATACTTGATAAAATTTGTGAAGGTGATATTTAATGAGATCGATAAAGGTAATTTGGAGATTCCGGGATTCTATAGGGAATGGGCAATCCCAACTTTTAAAATAGTTCGTTTCTTAATTTTAATTTTAGCAGCTATTGTAATCTTCCCATATTTGCCCGGTTCAGACTCTCCATTTTTTCAAGGGATTTCAGTTTTCCTAGGTATTCTTTTTTCATTCGGTTCATCATCCGCAATTGCGAATATGGTTTCGGGAATTGTAATTACTTACATGCGTCCATTTAAAATAGGAGATAGAGTTAAAATTGCAGAAACAATGGGAGATGTAATCGAAAAAACTTTGTTAGTTACAAGAATTCAAACCACTAAGAATGTCGATATTACAATTCCGAACGCAATGGTACTTGGAAGTCATATTATTAATTTCAGTTCCTCTGCTGCTGAAAAGGGTTTGATACTTCATACAACAGTAACAATCGGTTATGATGCTCCGTGGAAGAAGGTTCATGAACTTTTAATTTCGGCTTGTAACGAAAATGAATTTATTCTCAAAGATCCGAAACCATTTGTACTTCAGACAAGTTTGGATGATTTTTATGTTTCATATGAACTAAATGCTTATACGCGTCATCCGGAGCGAATGGCATCTATTTATTCATTGCTTCATGCGGCGATTCAAGATAAGTTTAATGAAGCCGGTGTTGAAATTATGTCACCGCATTATGGAGCAATGCGTGATGGCAACCAAACAACAATTCCGGAAGATTATCTCCCTAAAGATTACAAAGCCCCGTCATTTAAAATATTTGGGCAGAATCTTTTTGGTAAGTAA
- a CDS encoding pitrilysin family protein: protein MKKNSFFLFVLTLLLFTAIIKAQNISEIEIPYTKYVLDNGLTLIVHEDHKAPIVAVNIWYHVGSKNEKVGKTGFAHLFEHLMFNGSENFDDDYFQVMERVGATDLNGTTSNDRTNYFQNVPVSAVDLALWMESDRMGHLLGAVTQEKLDEQRGVVQNEKRQGENQPYAVAWELITKGTYPAGHPYSWSVIGSMEDLDAATLEDVHEWFKTYYGAANAVLVVAGDITPEVAKEKVEKYFGDIPAGPPIAKYDTWVAKMEGSKRQIVQDRVPQARVYKVWNVPEWGNEELAYLDLASDVLASGKSSRLYKKLVYEDQIATDVAAYYSPGEIGSQFNIHATVKPNGDLAEVEKAIDEVLAKFLQEGPTEEELQRVKTKHVANFVRGIERIGGFGGKSDILAQSQVFGENPDHYKIYLGYVVHATVKDIKDASVKWLSDGVYILEVHPFPNYQELAVGADRSKLPETGTPPDVSFPEIQTATLSNGLKVMLAQRSSVPLVNLSLLVDAGYAADQFAIPGTAGLAMAMLDEGTAKLKSLEISDMLDNLGANLGTNSNLDMSFVNMSSLKEKLDLSLELYADVILNPSFPESELDRLKKEKIAQIQREKSNPVQMGLRTFPGLIYGKDHAYGLPFSGTGYEETVVKIQRDDLVKFHETWFKPNNATIIATGDISMAELLPKLEKHFSDWEEGTVPKKNISEVKSVEKPVVYMMNKTGAPQSIIFSGHLVPGRGVENNLEIETMNDILGGSFTSRINMNLREDKHWSYGSQSLILGARGQRPFIVFAMVQSDKTKESFAEVLREVKEFTSTTPATEDELNKIKLNNTLGLPGSWETNNSVGNSLADIVRYDLPMDYFSTYSSRVKNLNLNEVQDAAKQTLNADNLVWIVVGDKTQYEEKLKEFGYDIHEIDVDGNIIDKELKTPTKTETPKTSE from the coding sequence ATGAAAAAGAATTCATTTTTTCTCTTTGTACTAACTCTCCTTCTTTTCACAGCAATTATTAAAGCACAAAACATTTCCGAAATTGAAATTCCATACACAAAATATGTGCTTGATAATGGACTGACATTAATTGTTCATGAAGACCACAAAGCACCTATTGTTGCGGTAAATATTTGGTATCATGTCGGCTCAAAAAACGAAAAGGTTGGGAAGACCGGTTTTGCTCACTTATTTGAACATCTTATGTTCAACGGAAGTGAGAATTTTGACGATGACTATTTTCAAGTTATGGAAAGAGTCGGCGCTACCGATTTAAACGGAACTACAAGTAATGATAGAACAAACTATTTCCAAAATGTACCGGTTTCTGCGGTCGATTTAGCATTGTGGATGGAATCCGATAGGATGGGACATTTGCTTGGTGCTGTAACACAAGAAAAACTTGATGAACAACGCGGTGTTGTTCAAAATGAAAAACGGCAAGGTGAAAATCAACCTTATGCAGTTGCTTGGGAATTAATCACAAAAGGAACATATCCGGCCGGTCATCCGTATTCATGGTCTGTTATCGGTTCGATGGAAGATTTGGATGCCGCAACTTTAGAAGATGTTCATGAATGGTTTAAAACTTATTACGGTGCGGCGAACGCAGTTTTAGTTGTAGCCGGTGATATTACACCCGAAGTGGCAAAAGAAAAAGTTGAAAAATATTTTGGTGACATTCCTGCCGGTCCGCCGATTGCAAAATACGATACATGGGTTGCAAAAATGGAAGGATCGAAAAGACAAATTGTTCAAGACAGAGTTCCTCAAGCTAGAGTTTATAAAGTATGGAATGTACCGGAATGGGGTAATGAAGAATTAGCTTATCTTGATTTGGCAAGCGATGTTTTAGCCTCGGGCAAATCTTCTCGTTTGTACAAAAAATTAGTTTATGAAGATCAAATAGCCACGGATGTTGCAGCTTATTATTCTCCGGGTGAAATAGGTAGTCAATTTAATATTCACGCAACTGTTAAACCGAATGGCGATTTAGCAGAAGTTGAAAAAGCAATTGACGAAGTATTAGCCAAATTCTTGCAAGAGGGACCAACTGAAGAAGAATTGCAGAGAGTAAAAACCAAACATGTTGCAAACTTTGTTCGTGGTATTGAAAGGATTGGCGGGTTTGGCGGTAAATCCGATATTCTTGCACAATCTCAAGTTTTCGGAGAAAATCCTGATCATTATAAAATATATTTGGGTTATGTAGTTCATGCAACGGTAAAAGATATTAAAGATGCTTCGGTAAAATGGTTAAGTGATGGTGTATATATTTTAGAAGTTCATCCGTTTCCAAATTATCAAGAACTTGCGGTTGGTGCTGATAGATCAAAACTTCCCGAGACCGGAACTCCTCCGGATGTATCTTTCCCGGAAATTCAGACAGCAACTTTATCAAATGGTTTGAAGGTAATGCTTGCTCAAAGATCTTCTGTTCCATTAGTTAATTTGAGTTTATTGGTTGATGCCGGTTATGCTGCAGATCAATTTGCGATTCCCGGTACCGCCGGATTAGCTATGGCTATGCTTGATGAAGGAACAGCAAAATTAAAATCCCTTGAGATTAGTGACATGTTGGATAATCTTGGTGCGAATCTTGGCACCAATTCTAATTTGGATATGTCATTTGTCAACATGTCCTCTCTGAAAGAAAAACTAGATCTCTCGCTTGAATTGTATGCCGATGTAATTCTTAACCCGTCATTTCCCGAATCTGAATTAGATAGATTAAAGAAAGAAAAAATTGCACAGATTCAGAGAGAGAAATCAAATCCTGTTCAAATGGGATTAAGAACATTTCCCGGACTTATTTATGGTAAGGATCATGCTTACGGTTTACCTTTCAGTGGAACAGGTTACGAAGAAACCGTAGTAAAAATTCAACGGGATGATTTGGTAAAATTTCACGAAACATGGTTCAAACCCAATAATGCCACAATTATAGCTACAGGTGATATTTCTATGGCAGAGTTATTGCCAAAATTAGAAAAACATTTTAGTGATTGGGAAGAAGGAACGGTTCCAAAGAAGAATATTAGCGAGGTTAAAAGTGTAGAAAAGCCGGTTGTTTACATGATGAACAAAACCGGTGCTCCGCAATCAATTATTTTTTCCGGTCATCTTGTACCAGGAAGAGGAGTAGAAAATAATCTTGAAATAGAAACAATGAATGACATTCTTGGCGGAAGTTTTACTTCAAGAATTAATATGAATTTACGCGAAGATAAACATTGGTCTTACGGTTCGCAAAGTTTAATCCTTGGTGCGCGTGGTCAACGTCCTTTCATTGTATTTGCAATGGTACAATCTGACAAAACCAAAGAATCTTTTGCTGAAGTTTTGAGAGAGGTTAAGGAATTTACTAGCACTACTCCAGCTACAGAAGATGAACTCAATAAAATAAAACTTAATAATACTTTAGGTTTACCGGGTAGTTGGGAGACAAATAATTCTGTCGGTAATTCACTTGCTGATATTGTTCGCTACGATCTTCCTATGGATTACTTTAGCACATACAGCAGCCGAGTGAAAAATCTCAATCTTAATGAAGTTCAGGACGCTGCAAAACAAACTCTTAACGCCGACAATCTTGTTTGGATTGTTGTTGGTGATAAAACTCAATACGAAGAAAAACTTAAGGAGTTTGGATATGATATTCATGAAATTGACGTAGATGGAAACATTATTGATAAAGAACTCAAAACACCGACTAAAACTGAAACTCCAAAAACTTCTGAGTAA